From the Cryptomeria japonica chromosome 2, Sugi_1.0, whole genome shotgun sequence genome, one window contains:
- the LOC131049857 gene encoding LEAF RUST 10 DISEASE-RESISTANCE LOCUS RECEPTOR-LIKE PROTEIN KINASE-like 2.2 produces the protein MFPCFKLFLLTVVNMIKMEGLPLQIYHSQHFNLPAVCLSLVFTIFMSCLTPSSPACPQVFECGIQTFEYPFGAKSSGCGDPALQLDCDHQMNMTLINISDHQYYLLRHEEVFPRNHMRIVDRNMWGDACNPSSSNQTMEFWSSPQFRITDKYMNISLWGECREEYLPTEAYALECNKSWYYSDLNLNAYCESLVHLPAPKFNTNRPLPGSMYYGFRVKWSFSKGCEHCESKKMLCIYDTSNSTRLSCKSDSSGVFNAAIALGVAVGIGALLLTGVLLLFVNRKRRLSKKPDLSNVEKFLQHYVHQMPCRYSYSQLTKITDNFTQKVGEGGFGVVYKGSLPTGDLVAVKMLDQSRHSENQFMNEVATIGRLHHVHLVRLMGYCFEQQRNALVYEYMPNGSLDKFIYGGREKEAILNWAQLYPIALGAARGIAYLHQDCDNCIIHFDIKPPNILLDEEFTPKVADFGLAKLCGKKDDHVSMTAPRGTPGYVAPELWYRNLGPVTDKSDVYSFGMVLLELVGGRKNFDMQVSHPSQLYFPEWAFKLMEHGQLERGLRGTGKEKLECEEEEKAIRAAKVGLWCIQYNPTDRPSMNRVVQMLEGNVDVTNPPLPSNSSISGVLSVHSSEESSM, from the exons ATGTTCCCCTGTTTTAAATTATTTCTTCTCACTGTTGTGAATATGATAAAAATGGAAGGACTGCCCCTTCAAATATACCATTCTCAGCATTTCAATCTACCCGCTGTATGCCTTTCTCTTGTCTTCACAATATTCATGTCATGCCTCACTCCTTCATCTCCAGCATGTCCACAAGTCTTCGAATGTGGGATTCAAACATTCGAATATCCCTTCGGAGCAAAGAGCAGCGGTTGTGGTGACCCTGCACTTCAGCTTGACTGTGATCATCAAATGAATATGACTTTAATTAACATCAGCGACCACCAATACTACCTGCTTCGCCACGAGGAAGTGTTTCCAAGAAATCACATGAGAATAGTGGATAGAAATATGTGGGGAGATGCATGCAACCCGTCGAGCAGTAATCAGACAATGGAATTCTGGTCTAGCCCTCAGTTTCGCATTACTGATAAGTATATGAATATAAGTCTATGGGGAGAGTGCAGAGAAGAGTACCTGCCCACCGAAGcgtatgctttagaatgtaataagAGTTGGTACTATTCAGACTTGAATTTAAATGCGTATTGTGAATCGTTAGTGCATCTACCTGCTCCAAAATTCAACACGAATCGACCGTTGCCTGGAAGTATGTATTATGGGTTCAGAGTAAAATGGAGTTTCAGCAAAGGTTGTGAGCATTGCGAGTCAAAGAAAATGCTTTGCATTTACGACACCAGTAATTCGACGCGATTGAGTTGCAAATCGGACAGCTCTG GTGTGTTTAACGCTGCTATTGCTCTAG GTGTGGCCGTTGGAATCGGTGCATTGTTACTGACGGGAGTATTGCTTCTGTTTGTTAATCGGAAGAGGAGGTTATCTAAGAAACCTGATCTTTCCAACGTGGAGAAATTCTTGCAACATTATGTTCATCAAATGCCATGTAGATACTCATACTCTCAGCTCACGAAGATCACCGATAACTTTACACAGAAAGTCGGAGAAGGAGGTTTCGGTGTGGTTTATAAAGGAAGCCTACCTACGGGCGATCTGGTGGCGGTTAAAATGCTTGATCAGTCAAGACACAGTGAGAATCAATTCATGAATGAAGTAGCAACTATCGGACGGCTCCATCATGTTCATTTGGTTCGCCTGATGGGATATTGCTTCGAACAGCAGAGAAATGCATTGGTTTATGAGTACATGCCTAATGGATCTCTAGACAAATTTATatatggaggaagagagaaagaAGCAATCCTAAACTGGGCACAGCTGTATCCAATTGCTTTGGGTGCCGCTCGTGGAATAGCCTATTTACACCAAGATTGTGACAATTGTATCATTCATTTCGACATAAAACCTCCCAACATACTACTGGATGAAGAGTTCACACCAAAGGTAGCTGATTTTGGTCTGGCTAAACTCTGTGGGAAGAAAGATGACCATGTATCAATGACAGCTCCAAGAGGAACGCCAGGTTATGTTGCACCAGAGCTTTGGTACAGAAATTTGGGACCTGTGACGGACAAATCAGATGTTTACAGTTTTGGAATGGTATTACTGGAGCTGGTTGGAGGAAGGAAGAATTTTGATATGCAGGTAAGCCACCCCAGTCAGTTGTATTTTCCGGAGTGGGCATTCAAATTGATGGAACATGGACAGTTGGAGAGGGGATTGAGAGGAACTGGTAAAGAAAAACTAGAATGTGAAGAGGAGGAGAAAGCGATACGAGCGGCCAAAGTAGGGCTATGGTGCATTCAGTACAATCCAACGGATCGACCGAGCATGAACAGAGTTGTTCAAATGTTGGAAGGAAATGTTGATGTAACCAATCCTCCATTGCCTTCCAATTCATCAATCAGCGGTGTACTTTCAGTACATTCAAGTGAAGAATCTTCTATGTAA